A single region of the Pseudomonas sp. B21-023 genome encodes:
- a CDS encoding ThiF family adenylyltransferase — MLLAGAGIRNLILTDHGVVEKSNLNRQLFWMLADVGNYKVDVLKKALTARFENLSVVTHVKPCSLELLRELISDVQGAVITADDPPALARDGVFIAEEFDIPVVSGGYLHCFSTSLLFNPGDAKNRAPSVRRDVSAPLTRLPSGIMPSYGPVNFSLASMLSSNLISALATHTFKGFESRIERWDSSRMIL; from the coding sequence ATGCTGTTAGCAGGTGCGGGTATACGAAATCTAATACTAACCGATCATGGCGTGGTAGAAAAGAGTAACTTGAATCGCCAGCTCTTTTGGATGCTTGCAGATGTAGGAAACTATAAAGTGGACGTGCTCAAGAAGGCGCTGACTGCAAGGTTTGAAAATCTGAGCGTAGTAACTCACGTGAAACCATGCTCACTTGAGTTGCTGAGGGAACTTATTTCAGATGTTCAAGGCGCTGTTATAACTGCTGACGATCCTCCTGCTCTCGCGAGAGATGGTGTTTTTATCGCAGAGGAGTTCGATATACCCGTTGTATCTGGTGGATATCTTCATTGCTTCAGTACATCGCTCCTATTTAATCCAGGCGATGCGAAAAACCGTGCGCCCAGCGTCAGGCGTGACGTATCGGCACCACTCACAAGGTTGCCAAGCGGCATAATGCCGAGCTACGGCCCAGTAAATTTCAGTCTTGCGTCGATGCTAAGCAGCAATTTGATTTCTGCACTGGCAACACACACATTCAAAGGATTTGAATCCAGAATAGAGCGCTGGGATAGCTCTAGAATGATCCTGTAA
- a CDS encoding PLP-dependent aminotransferase family protein has protein sequence MARGKQPLALDLALPFELSAKPSARKHQLLYAFLQDLLAGGHLAPGTRLPSTRTLAQRWGVARGTVELVFEQLALEGCILRRQGAGSVVAPLRPDALIAANDQPLATLACPREPAPCASPAALPEAWLQTGVPFVARLADPTLLEQRHLQLAADALAAITESVPHAGDRLLRKAIATHIRLYRGIECDVEDIVVTQGIRHTLHFISQWLDKDNAIALEDPGYSWAARMFEQTGRRVICVAVDQAGLDVEQLARHDNVRAVHTTPAHQAPLGICMSVQRRQALLDWAQTRDAYIVEDDYDSEYNYACAPLPAIKALDQHDRVLFCGSFNKTLFSGLRVGFAVVPRTLRARLIDWLAATGQTPGIIAQRTVCQYLLRGHYERHLRIARQTYQRRRDLLLERLAAEPGMTVSGEQSGLHFVLWLPNGVGEQAFCERARQCGLVLQPIGLFCRKHTWPAGVLIGYAALTDEQIAAAAQVLVEVYRASLPG, from the coding sequence ATGGCCAGAGGCAAACAACCGCTTGCCCTTGACCTTGCCCTGCCGTTCGAGCTGTCCGCCAAACCTTCGGCCCGCAAGCACCAGCTGCTCTATGCCTTCCTGCAAGATCTGCTCGCCGGTGGCCATCTGGCGCCCGGCACACGCTTGCCCTCCACCCGCACCCTCGCCCAGCGGTGGGGAGTGGCGCGGGGCACCGTCGAGCTGGTTTTCGAACAACTCGCCCTGGAAGGTTGCATCCTGCGCCGACAAGGCGCGGGCTCAGTGGTCGCACCGCTGCGTCCCGATGCGCTGATCGCGGCCAACGACCAGCCCCTGGCCACGCTCGCTTGCCCCCGCGAGCCCGCGCCTTGCGCCAGCCCTGCCGCCCTGCCAGAAGCCTGGCTGCAGACGGGCGTGCCCTTCGTCGCCCGGCTGGCAGACCCGACGCTGCTTGAACAGCGTCATCTGCAACTGGCCGCCGATGCCCTTGCGGCGATCACCGAGAGCGTTCCGCACGCGGGTGACAGGTTGCTGCGCAAGGCTATCGCAACTCACATCCGCCTTTATCGGGGCATAGAGTGCGACGTCGAGGATATCGTCGTGACCCAGGGCATTCGCCACACACTGCACTTCATCAGCCAGTGGCTGGATAAGGACAACGCCATCGCCCTGGAGGATCCGGGCTACTCCTGGGCCGCACGCATGTTCGAACAGACCGGCAGGCGGGTGATCTGCGTCGCCGTGGACCAGGCTGGCCTGGACGTAGAACAACTGGCCAGGCACGACAACGTCCGCGCAGTGCACACCACCCCCGCGCACCAGGCTCCGCTGGGCATCTGCATGAGCGTCCAGCGACGCCAGGCGCTGCTGGACTGGGCACAGACCCGAGATGCCTACATCGTCGAGGATGATTACGACAGCGAATACAACTATGCCTGCGCGCCACTGCCGGCGATCAAGGCGCTCGACCAGCATGACCGGGTGCTGTTCTGCGGCAGCTTCAACAAGACATTGTTCAGCGGGCTGAGGGTGGGCTTCGCGGTTGTACCGCGAACCTTGCGCGCACGGCTCATCGACTGGCTGGCGGCAACGGGGCAGACGCCGGGGATCATCGCCCAGCGGACGGTGTGCCAGTATCTGCTGCGCGGTCACTATGAACGGCACCTGCGCATCGCAAGGCAGACCTACCAACGCCGCCGGGACCTGCTGCTCGAGCGTCTCGCGGCAGAGCCAGGCATGACCGTCAGCGGCGAGCAATCCGGCCTGCACTTCGTCCTCTGGTTGCCCAACGGCGTCGGTGAGCAGGCGTTCTGCGAGCGGGCCCGGCAATGCGGGCTGGTGTTGCAGCCGATCGGTCTGTTCTGCCGCAAACACACCTGGCCCGCCGGCGTGCTGATCGGTTATGCAGCGCTCACCGATGAGCAGATCGCAGCAGCGGCACAAGTGCTGGTAGAGGTCTATCGGGCATCGCTACCCGGGTAG
- a CDS encoding MFS transporter, whose amino-acid sequence MSASSASPWLTLALLSAVMVPQVGLGVMVPASARLAQDLHVGVASVQNTLVVYMVGYAVSVIMAGLLSDRFGPRAVQLGGLALALVGALLAASAEGFTLFILGRLLQSLGGCVSTVTTRLVVREVYPEAQCLPVLSTLASATAVTPCVVPLLAGAVLPELGWRGVLVCAGAFNLLVLLVFVGLTRPTAGGGQPIGSVGAIWRVYRRNMGNPGYRRNAACISLVWMSYFALLSSSSHAFQQVLGFSELEYGALIGACACGYVAGSTIARRLSQTHDLDALLALAAMIGLGGCISLSLGLLLVGPGTLVFLLPIIALLVCTGMVIPITQAGLLRCVSQDVGMSSGQFFFLQMMAGALYSLFLSCIPPLDLNHLAIAVAAPIVLMAGVVGRLRLRGRLQASQP is encoded by the coding sequence ATGAGTGCGTCGAGCGCGAGTCCCTGGTTGACCCTGGCGCTTTTGAGCGCCGTGATGGTGCCCCAGGTGGGGCTGGGCGTGATGGTGCCGGCATCGGCGCGGTTGGCTCAGGACCTTCATGTGGGGGTGGCGAGCGTGCAGAACACGCTTGTGGTGTATATGGTCGGCTACGCCGTATCGGTGATCATGGCCGGACTGCTTTCCGATCGGTTCGGCCCCAGGGCCGTGCAGTTGGGCGGGCTGGCGCTGGCGTTGGTCGGCGCCTTGCTGGCGGCCAGCGCCGAGGGCTTCACTCTGTTCATCCTCGGCCGATTGCTGCAATCGCTGGGCGGCTGCGTCAGTACCGTGACCACACGCCTGGTCGTCAGGGAGGTGTACCCCGAAGCGCAATGTCTGCCGGTTCTGAGCACCCTGGCCTCGGCCACTGCCGTCACGCCTTGCGTGGTGCCATTGCTGGCCGGTGCTGTGCTGCCTGAGCTGGGGTGGCGCGGGGTGCTGGTGTGTGCCGGCGCATTCAACCTGCTGGTGTTGCTGGTGTTCGTCGGACTTACCCGGCCCACGGCAGGCGGCGGGCAGCCGATCGGCTCGGTTGGCGCCATCTGGCGCGTGTACCGGCGCAATATGGGCAACCCTGGCTATCGGCGCAATGCGGCCTGCATCAGCCTGGTGTGGATGAGCTACTTCGCGCTGCTGTCGTCGTCGTCCCATGCCTTCCAGCAGGTGCTGGGTTTCAGTGAGCTGGAGTATGGCGCGCTGATCGGCGCCTGTGCCTGTGGCTATGTGGCGGGCAGCACCATCGCGCGGCGCCTGAGCCAGACCCACGACCTGGACGCGCTGCTGGCGCTCGCCGCGATGATCGGCTTGGGAGGTTGCATCAGCCTGTCACTGGGGCTGCTGCTGGTGGGGCCGGGGACGCTGGTGTTCCTGCTGCCGATAATCGCGCTGCTGGTCTGTACCGGTATGGTCATTCCGATCACGCAGGCAGGGTTGTTGCGTTGCGTCAGCCAGGACGTCGGCATGTCGTCGGGGCAGTTCTTCTTTCTGCAGATGATGGCCGGCGCCCTGTACTCACTGTTCCTCAGTTGCATCCCGCCGCTGGACCTGAACCATCTGGCGATCGCCGTCGCTGCCCCGATAGTACTCATGGCGGGGGTGGTGGGCCGGCTGCGCCTGCGCGGCCGCCTACAGGCCAGCCAGCCCTGA
- the oprI gene encoding outer membrane lipoprotei OprI — MNNVLKFSALALAAVLATGCSSVSKETEARLTATEDAAARAQARADEAYRKADDALAAAQKAQQTADEANERALRMLDKASRK; from the coding sequence ATGAACAACGTTCTGAAATTCTCTGCTCTGGCTCTGGCCGCAGTTCTGGCTACCGGTTGCAGCAGCGTATCCAAAGAAACCGAAGCTCGCCTGACTGCTACCGAAGACGCAGCAGCTCGCGCCCAGGCTCGTGCAGACGAAGCCTACCGCAAAGCTGACGACGCTCTGGCAGCTGCTCAGAAGGCTCAGCAGACCGCTGACGAAGCCAACGAGCGCGCTCTGCGTATGCTGGACAAAGCCAGCCGCAAGTAA
- a CDS encoding class I SAM-dependent methyltransferase gives MNTKRVDFSSMTYPDLVAFMQQENTPPGASHALDYLIEASTVTSGSYLLDLACSTGFSSRYCYEQVGSRAVGIDTSSAAVSVANEKTNELNATDKLQYLVADACALPFENESFTHVLGGCNFGFIQDRQRALSECHRVLKHTGILCISNFFFRLTPPEFILNAVEKALGWRPEPSWTYDYWKEFFTGHGFTLGSEFTYELFAESEDALAMRVRRYLCQENPGTRAMATDQQEALYSHFFEIRKSLNAQKDFQGVAFQAWHK, from the coding sequence GTGAACACCAAACGCGTAGACTTCAGTTCTATGACCTATCCTGATCTTGTAGCATTCATGCAGCAAGAGAATACACCTCCTGGTGCAAGTCATGCGCTCGACTATTTGATCGAAGCGTCGACTGTTACCTCTGGCTCTTATCTTCTAGATTTAGCTTGCTCTACAGGATTTAGTTCAAGGTATTGTTATGAGCAGGTAGGAAGCCGGGCCGTAGGTATTGATACAAGTAGTGCTGCAGTCAGCGTTGCTAATGAAAAAACAAACGAACTAAATGCGACCGATAAATTACAATACTTAGTGGCCGATGCTTGCGCATTGCCATTCGAAAATGAGTCATTCACTCATGTGCTAGGTGGTTGTAACTTTGGTTTCATCCAGGATCGCCAGCGCGCATTGTCAGAATGCCATCGAGTTCTAAAGCATACTGGAATCTTGTGCATCTCAAACTTTTTTTTCAGGTTGACGCCCCCGGAATTTATACTAAATGCGGTCGAGAAAGCACTAGGCTGGCGTCCAGAACCCTCTTGGACATACGATTATTGGAAGGAATTTTTTACGGGGCATGGATTTACCCTCGGCTCCGAATTTACGTACGAACTGTTTGCTGAAAGTGAGGATGCACTGGCAATGCGTGTAAGGCGTTATTTATGTCAAGAAAATCCTGGAACTAGAGCTATGGCGACGGATCAACAAGAAGCTTTATATAGTCACTTTTTTGAAATTCGAAAAAGCTTGAACGCTCAGAAAGATTTTCAAGGAGTGGCTTTCCAGGCATGGCACAAATAG
- a CDS encoding ABC transporter ATP-binding protein, which yields MSPSILVAQNLSKVVPSTEGDLTILHALSLDLAQGDSLAIVGASGSGKSTLLGLLAGLDRPSAGKVILAGHDLGPLDEDQRARVRAEHVGFVFQSFQLLDSLNALENVMLPLELDGRRDAREHARDLLERVGLGKRLSHTPRQLSGGEQQRVAIARAFAAQPAVLFADEPTGNLDSHTGERISDLLFELNQERGTTLVLVTHDERLAKRCRRLIRLDAGRLVTPLEP from the coding sequence ATGAGCCCCAGCATTCTCGTTGCGCAGAACCTTAGCAAAGTGGTCCCCAGCACGGAAGGCGACCTGACCATCCTCCACGCCCTCTCCCTCGACCTCGCCCAAGGCGACAGCCTGGCCATCGTCGGTGCCTCCGGTTCCGGCAAGTCCACGCTGTTGGGCCTGCTCGCCGGGCTCGACCGGCCGAGTGCCGGCAAGGTGATACTGGCCGGACACGACCTCGGCCCCCTCGACGAGGACCAGCGCGCCCGGGTGCGCGCCGAGCACGTCGGCTTCGTGTTCCAGTCGTTCCAACTGCTCGACAGCCTCAACGCCCTGGAGAACGTCATGCTGCCGCTGGAGCTCGACGGTCGCCGCGATGCCCGCGAGCACGCTCGCGATCTGCTCGAGCGGGTCGGCCTGGGCAAACGCCTGAGCCACACGCCGCGCCAGCTCTCCGGCGGCGAGCAGCAGCGGGTGGCGATCGCCCGCGCCTTCGCCGCGCAACCGGCCGTGCTGTTCGCCGACGAGCCCACCGGCAACCTCGACAGCCACACCGGCGAGCGCATCAGCGACCTTTTGTTCGAACTGAACCAGGAGCGCGGCACGACACTGGTGCTGGTAACCCACGACGAACGCCTGGCCAAGCGCTGCCGCCGCCTGATCCGCCTGGATGCCGGACGCCTGGTGACGCCCCTGGAGCCCTGA
- the greB gene encoding transcription elongation factor GreB produces MPTNIITREGHAALKAELDHLWHTYRPEITQKVTWAASLGDRSENADYQYNKKLLREIDRRIRYLRKRLEDIRVVNYAPEQEGKVFFGAWVEIDNEDGESKRFRIVGYDEIYGRKDYISIDSPMARALLKKEEGDEVVVQTPTGEATWFIASISYEQPAHG; encoded by the coding sequence TTGCCGACCAACATCATCACCAGAGAAGGGCACGCTGCTCTGAAGGCTGAACTAGACCACCTCTGGCACACCTACCGTCCCGAAATCACTCAGAAGGTTACCTGGGCCGCCTCTCTAGGGGATCGGAGTGAGAACGCGGATTACCAATACAACAAAAAGCTTCTTCGAGAGATTGATCGTCGGATCAGATACCTCCGGAAGCGGTTGGAGGACATCCGGGTTGTCAACTATGCCCCCGAGCAAGAGGGCAAAGTCTTCTTTGGCGCCTGGGTTGAGATCGACAATGAAGATGGTGAGAGCAAGCGATTCCGAATCGTCGGGTACGATGAGATCTACGGTCGGAAGGACTACATCTCGATTGATTCCCCCATGGCCCGCGCCCTACTGAAGAAAGAGGAAGGGGACGAGGTCGTGGTGCAGACTCCGACGGGCGAAGCGACTTGGTTCATCGCTAGCATTTCCTACGAACAGCCTGCCCACGGGTAG
- a CDS encoding GNAT family N-acetyltransferase — MRWPRNTRCPKDVEEFLISCSKEHQEDISKTYILCESGKSCGVLSFNSMDLVNKTAYLGYWLDVDMQGKGVLSAAVKKLIETYVEKSQICRFVIKAAVKNGKSNALALRCGFSYEGTLKKAERIGDEFLDQNIYALVL; from the coding sequence ATGCGCTGGCCTAGAAACACAAGATGTCCGAAAGACGTAGAGGAATTTTTAATTTCATGCTCAAAGGAACATCAAGAAGATATCTCCAAAACTTATATACTTTGTGAGTCAGGTAAGTCCTGCGGTGTTCTGTCTTTTAATTCGATGGATCTCGTGAATAAAACCGCTTATTTAGGTTACTGGTTGGATGTTGATATGCAAGGGAAGGGCGTTCTATCAGCTGCGGTAAAAAAACTGATTGAAACTTATGTGGAAAAAAGCCAGATATGCCGCTTCGTTATCAAGGCTGCCGTAAAAAATGGAAAAAGCAATGCGCTGGCATTGCGCTGTGGTTTCAGTTATGAGGGCACACTTAAAAAAGCAGAGCGTATAGGGGATGAGTTTCTTGATCAAAATATATATGCGTTGGTTCTATAA
- a CDS encoding L,D-transpeptidase family protein, whose translation MLPRFPAVTRSLTLAALLATGPAVALELPLPPPGEDVVGQVHTIQAKYEDTFADIGTANDLGYLEMIAANPGVDPWLPGAGTEIILPTRYILPPGPREGIVINLAEYRLYYYPKGQNVVHTFPLGIGREGWGSPIANTKITAKTPNPTWTPPASIRAEHAADGDILPSVVPAGPDNPLGPFKFTLGVPGYLIHGSNKKFGIGMRTSHGCFRMLNNNVLTLSKMVPVGTPVRIINEPYKFGISAGKVYLEAHTPLDDQGNPSVVDKHTAVINALLKREDLANNLRMNWDMVRDVVAAEDGMPVEIAVPANGASAPMVSSIPPELQ comes from the coding sequence ATGTTGCCGCGCTTTCCCGCCGTCACCCGTAGCCTGACCCTGGCCGCCTTGCTGGCGACAGGCCCCGCTGTTGCGCTGGAACTGCCGTTGCCACCCCCCGGTGAGGACGTCGTCGGTCAGGTCCACACCATCCAGGCCAAGTACGAAGACACTTTCGCCGATATCGGCACCGCCAACGACCTTGGCTACCTGGAGATGATCGCCGCCAACCCCGGCGTCGACCCGTGGCTGCCGGGCGCCGGTACCGAGATCATCCTGCCGACCCGCTACATCCTGCCGCCGGGGCCGCGCGAAGGCATTGTCATCAACCTGGCCGAGTACCGCCTCTACTACTACCCGAAAGGGCAGAACGTGGTGCATACCTTCCCGCTGGGTATTGGTCGCGAGGGTTGGGGGTCGCCGATCGCGAACACCAAGATCACCGCCAAGACACCTAATCCGACCTGGACCCCGCCGGCCTCGATCCGTGCCGAGCACGCCGCCGATGGCGACATCCTGCCGTCCGTGGTGCCGGCCGGGCCGGACAACCCGTTGGGGCCGTTCAAGTTCACCCTTGGGGTGCCGGGCTACCTGATCCATGGCTCGAACAAGAAGTTCGGTATCGGCATGCGCACCAGTCACGGTTGCTTCCGCATGCTCAACAACAATGTGCTGACGCTGTCGAAGATGGTCCCGGTGGGCACCCCGGTACGTATCATCAACGAGCCGTACAAGTTCGGTATCAGTGCTGGCAAAGTCTATCTGGAAGCCCACACGCCGCTGGACGATCAAGGCAATCCGTCGGTGGTCGACAAGCACACCGCCGTCATCAACGCGCTGCTCAAGCGTGAAGACCTGGCCAACAACTTGCGCATGAATTGGGACATGGTTCGCGATGTGGTCGCCGCCGAAGATGGCATGCCGGTCGAGATCGCCGTGCCTGCCAATGGTGCAAGCGCGCCGATGGTGTCGAGCATTCCACCGGAATTGCAGTAA
- a CDS encoding ABC transporter permease, whose protein sequence is MTRLSFPRLCTLALRQLLRDARASEVRVLFFALLVAVAASTAIGYFGARLNGAMQLRASEFLGADLVLQGSAPPAAQQIASGTALGLRHARVVEFTSVVGGDSGIQLSSIKAADSAYPLRGQLRSAPAPYTAETPGGGPAPGEAWVEPRLLAALGLAIGDSIDVGMKTLRMSRVLTYEPDRAGNFYSLTPRVLMNLADLDATGVIQPGSRVSYRDLWRGDIDALQTYRQAAEKSLAANQRLLDTRDGNRQIGGALGKAERYLNMASLVAVLLAGVAVALSASRYAARRLDASALLRCLGLSRHQALGLYSLQLAMLGVAAAVIGALLGWLAQLGLFRLLEGLLPSQVPPGGLTPALAGIGTGLVALAGFALPPLAALGRVPPLRVLRRDLLPLPPSSWLVYGAALLALGLIMWRLSLDLLLTFALLGGGLIAALLLGGLLLLGLRSLRRLLAGAPLAWRLGLGQLLRHPLAAAGQALAFGLILLAMGLVALLRAELLDTWQAQLPKDAPNHFALNILPDERQPFAERLAQINATAAPLYPVIPGRLTHINEQPVRQLVSKESTGERAIQRDLSLTWAAELPQGNALSAGQWWQQAPANDEAPGVSVEAELAQSLHLQLGDLLTFDIGGQQRQARVSSLRSVHWDSFQPNFYMIFQPGTLQGLPTTYLTSFYLAPGHDQEIVALSRAFPAVTVLQVDALLAQLRSILAQVTLAVEYVLLFVLAAGLAVLFAGLQATLDERIRQGALLRALGAARPLLVKARRIEFGLLGAASGLLAALGCELITFGLYRHAFDLAWAPHPALLLLPLLGALLIGAAGGYGTRRALNSSPLTVLREG, encoded by the coding sequence ATGACCCGCCTATCGTTCCCACGCCTGTGCACCCTTGCTCTGCGCCAGTTGCTGCGTGACGCGCGTGCCAGCGAAGTCCGCGTGCTGTTCTTCGCCCTGCTGGTTGCGGTGGCGGCCAGCACCGCCATCGGCTACTTCGGCGCTCGCCTGAACGGCGCCATGCAGTTGCGCGCCAGCGAGTTCCTCGGCGCCGACCTGGTCCTGCAGGGCAGTGCCCCACCCGCCGCGCAGCAGATCGCCAGCGGCACCGCGCTGGGCCTGCGTCATGCGCGGGTGGTGGAGTTCACCAGCGTGGTTGGCGGCGACAGCGGCATCCAGCTTTCCAGCATCAAGGCGGCCGACTCCGCCTACCCGCTGCGCGGCCAATTACGCAGCGCCCCGGCGCCCTATACCGCAGAGACGCCCGGTGGCGGCCCGGCGCCGGGAGAGGCCTGGGTCGAACCGCGCCTGCTCGCGGCGCTCGGCCTGGCCATCGGCGACAGCATCGACGTCGGCATGAAGACCCTGCGCATGAGCCGCGTGCTGACCTACGAGCCCGACCGCGCCGGCAACTTCTACAGCCTGACCCCTCGGGTGCTGATGAACCTCGCCGACCTGGACGCCACCGGCGTCATCCAGCCGGGCAGCCGGGTCAGCTACCGCGACCTGTGGCGCGGTGATATCGACGCCTTGCAAACGTACCGGCAGGCGGCGGAAAAAAGCCTGGCCGCCAACCAGCGCCTGCTCGACACTCGCGACGGTAACCGGCAGATCGGCGGCGCACTGGGCAAGGCCGAGCGTTACCTGAACATGGCGAGCCTGGTGGCGGTGCTGCTGGCCGGCGTCGCCGTGGCCTTGTCGGCCAGCCGCTACGCCGCGCGGCGCCTGGATGCCAGTGCCCTGCTGCGCTGCCTGGGCCTGTCCCGGCATCAGGCCCTTGGCCTTTACAGCCTGCAACTGGCAATGCTCGGTGTCGCCGCCGCAGTCATCGGCGCACTGCTCGGCTGGCTCGCCCAGCTGGGGTTGTTCCGCCTGCTCGAAGGGCTGCTACCCAGCCAGGTGCCGCCCGGTGGCCTCACCCCGGCGCTGGCCGGCATCGGCACCGGATTGGTAGCCCTGGCCGGCTTCGCCTTGCCGCCCCTGGCAGCCCTGGGTCGCGTGCCGCCGCTACGGGTCCTGCGCCGCGACCTATTGCCACTGCCACCGAGCAGCTGGTTGGTGTACGGCGCCGCACTGCTCGCCCTGGGCCTGATCATGTGGCGCCTGAGCCTGGACTTGCTGCTGACCTTCGCCCTGCTCGGCGGCGGGCTGATCGCCGCCTTGCTGCTGGGGGGTTTACTGTTGCTCGGCCTGCGCAGCCTGCGCCGGTTGCTGGCCGGCGCGCCGCTGGCCTGGCGGCTGGGGCTCGGGCAGTTGCTGCGTCACCCGCTGGCCGCCGCCGGCCAGGCCCTGGCCTTCGGCCTGATCCTCCTGGCAATGGGCCTGGTCGCCCTGCTGCGGGCGGAACTGCTCGACACCTGGCAGGCGCAGTTGCCCAAGGACGCGCCGAATCATTTCGCCCTGAACATCCTGCCCGATGAGCGCCAGCCGTTCGCCGAGCGCCTGGCCCAGATCAACGCCACCGCCGCGCCGCTGTACCCGGTGATTCCCGGCCGCCTGACCCATATCAACGAGCAGCCAGTGCGCCAGCTGGTCAGCAAGGAGTCCACTGGCGAGCGCGCCATCCAGCGTGACCTCAGCCTGACCTGGGCCGCCGAGCTGCCCCAGGGCAATGCCCTGAGCGCCGGCCAATGGTGGCAGCAGGCACCCGCCAACGATGAAGCCCCTGGGGTTTCCGTGGAGGCGGAGCTGGCGCAGAGCCTGCACCTGCAACTGGGCGACCTGCTGACCTTCGATATCGGCGGCCAGCAACGCCAGGCCCGGGTCAGCAGCCTGCGCAGCGTGCATTGGGACAGCTTCCAGCCAAACTTCTACATGATCTTCCAGCCGGGCACCTTGCAAGGCCTGCCCACCACCTACCTCACCAGCTTCTACCTGGCGCCGGGCCACGACCAGGAAATCGTCGCGCTGTCCCGGGCGTTCCCGGCGGTGACCGTGCTGCAGGTCGATGCGCTGCTCGCCCAGCTGCGCAGCATCCTCGCCCAAGTCACCCTGGCGGTGGAGTACGTGCTGTTGTTCGTGCTGGCTGCGGGGCTGGCGGTACTGTTTGCCGGCCTGCAGGCGACCCTCGACGAACGCATCCGCCAAGGTGCCCTGCTGCGGGCCCTGGGAGCGGCACGCCCGCTGCTGGTAAAGGCACGACGCATCGAGTTCGGCCTGCTCGGCGCCGCCAGTGGCCTGCTCGCGGCACTCGGCTGCGAGCTGATCACCTTCGGCCTGTACCGCCATGCCTTCGACCTGGCCTGGGCGCCGCACCCGGCGCTGCTCCTGTTGCCGCTGCTGGGCGCGCTGCTAATCGGCGCCGCCGGTGGCTATGGCACTCGGCGGGCACTGAACAGCAGCCCGCTGACCGTGCTGCGCGAAGGTTGA
- a CDS encoding NAD(P)-dependent oxidoreductase — MASWTGRSLGARVSKDTLFEQADIATLHRVLSERSRNIVGRAELQRMKPHAWLINTARSGLVDQQALLSALQAGQIAFEDRSLLTTDPVRPVCRRWLPRGASKAAESWWKGLPVGRLFVGNASDEPSRFARRSLHHDLVPFLFLQ, encoded by the coding sequence ATGGCGTCCTGGACGGGCAGATCATTGGGGGCGCGGGTCAGCAAGGACACCCTCTTTGAGCAGGCGGATATCGCTACCCTCCATAGGGTGCTCAGCGAGCGCTCCAGAAACATCGTGGGGCGTGCTGAGCTGCAGCGAATGAAGCCCCATGCGTGGTTGATCAATACCGCCCGCAGTGGTTTGGTTGATCAGCAAGCGTTGTTGAGCGCGCTTCAGGCGGGCCAAATTGCCTTCGAGGATCGATCTTTGCTGACAACCGATCCTGTCCGGCCTGTTTGTAGGCGCTGGCTCCCCCGTGGTGCAAGCAAGGCTGCCGAATCCTGGTGGAAGGGGCTACCCGTGGGCAGGCTGTTCGTAGGAAATGCTAGCGATGAACCAAGTCGCTTCGCCCGTCGGAGTCTGCACCACGACCTCGTCCCCTTCCTCTTTCTTCAGTAG
- a CDS encoding arylesterase: MRMWWLSAGLALCCLAQGAAAGTLLVVGDSISAGFGLDTRQGWVNLLQQQLRKEGFDDQVVNASISGDTSAGGQARLSALLAAHKPDLVVLELGGNDGLRGQPPQQLQQNLAAMIDQSRDAGAKVVLLGMRLPPNYGVRYTTAFAQVYEQLATEKKVPLVPFFLEGVGGVPELMQADGIHPAAAAQQRLLENAWPAIKPLL, from the coding sequence ATGCGAATGTGGTGGTTGAGTGCCGGTCTGGCCCTGTGTTGCCTGGCCCAGGGCGCGGCAGCGGGAACATTGCTGGTCGTGGGCGATAGTATCAGCGCCGGTTTTGGCCTGGATACCCGTCAGGGTTGGGTCAACCTGCTGCAACAGCAACTGCGCAAGGAGGGTTTTGACGACCAGGTGGTCAATGCCTCCATCAGCGGCGACACCAGCGCGGGCGGCCAGGCGCGGCTGTCGGCGCTGCTTGCAGCGCACAAGCCGGACCTGGTGGTGCTGGAGTTAGGTGGCAACGATGGCCTGCGCGGGCAGCCACCGCAGCAATTGCAACAGAATCTTGCGGCAATGATCGACCAGTCCCGCGATGCGGGGGCCAAGGTCGTGCTGCTGGGCATGCGCCTGCCCCCCAACTACGGTGTGCGCTACACCACGGCGTTCGCCCAGGTCTACGAGCAACTGGCCACGGAGAAAAAGGTGCCGCTGGTGCCGTTTTTCCTGGAAGGCGTGGGCGGGGTGCCGGAGCTGATGCAGGCCGATGGCATCCACCCTGCAGCCGCCGCCCAGCAGCGCTTGCTGGAAAATGCCTGGCCGGCGATAAAACCCTTGCTGTGA